One stretch of Campylobacter sp. CCS1377 DNA includes these proteins:
- a CDS encoding EI24 domain-containing protein produces the protein MQILMLSLRDLLSARFLKFSLLPLLVSLVIFTVLSYFAFSILLDYFNTFFSVKPDSFLAWFYALSIVQFIIHALSFLLAGFVTVFASVFFAIFIVSFLTPFIVKEINAKHYGYIIENEVSNFLVMKDLLKIFVKFIAFLLLSLLLLFLPFINLFIFYFVFYYLFHQLLLLDVASCAFSKDEYKNFWAKNSPFEFKFSTLCFYLIASVPFLGLFLPVFFVIFLTHLSYQRILNLSPKA, from the coding sequence ATACAAATTTTAATGCTATCTTTGAGAGATTTATTGAGCGCAAGATTTTTAAAATTCTCACTTTTACCGTTGCTGGTTAGCCTTGTCATTTTCACTGTTTTGAGTTATTTTGCCTTTTCAATTCTGCTTGATTATTTTAATACATTTTTTAGTGTAAAACCTGACTCTTTTTTGGCTTGGTTTTATGCTTTAAGCATCGTGCAATTTATCATCCATGCCTTAAGTTTTTTACTGGCAGGTTTTGTTACAGTATTTGCTTCGGTATTTTTTGCCATTTTTATCGTATCTTTCTTAACACCTTTTATAGTCAAAGAAATCAACGCTAAACATTATGGGTATATAATTGAAAATGAAGTTTCAAATTTTTTAGTGATGAAAGATTTGCTTAAAATTTTTGTCAAATTCATCGCTTTTTTGCTTCTTTCTTTGCTTTTACTCTTTTTGCCTTTTATTAATCTTTTTATTTTTTATTTTGTATTTTATTATCTCTTCCATCAATTATTACTTTTAGATGTTGCAAGTTGCGCTTTTTCAAAGGATGAATACAAAAATTTCTGGGCCAAAAACTCACCTTTTGAATTTAAATTCTCCACACTTTGTTTTTATCTTATTGCTTCAGTGCCGTTTTTGGGTCTTTTTCTACCTGTATTTTTTGTGATTTTTCTTACACATTTAAGCTATCAAAGAATCTTAAATTTAAGCCCAAAAGCTTAA
- the rimO gene encoding 30S ribosomal protein S12 methylthiotransferase RimO, giving the protein MSKLYLMSLGCNKNLVDSEIMLGRLQHFTLVDDPSLADVLIVNTCGFIDSAKKESINAILNLHEQRKKDSLLVVTGCLMQRYREELMKELPEVDLFTGVGDYERIDEMILKKMNLFSNSTYLQGENSDRIITGSNSHAFIKIAEGCNQKCSFCAIPSFKGKLKSREISSIINELESLVAKGYKDFSFIAQDTSSYLFDKGEKDGLIKLIDAVEKVKGIKAARILYLYPTSASEALIKRIINSNIFVNYFDMPLQHISDKMLKIMKRGANSTRLKEMLTLMKSAPNSFLRTGFIVGHPGESDADFDELCEFIKEFGFDRVSIFAYSKEEDTAAFDMEQVPFKTINKRLKIIEKIVDEVIEKSFEKEVGKKHLVVCIGESSEGEFFIAAKDLRWDREIDGEILINESDCGDLEMGQIYECEITQNVDKKLIAKALRKIDEN; this is encoded by the coding sequence ATGTCAAAACTTTATCTGATGTCTTTAGGTTGTAATAAAAATTTAGTCGATAGTGAAATCATGCTTGGGCGTTTGCAGCATTTCACCCTAGTTGATGATCCAAGCCTTGCTGATGTTTTGATTGTCAATACTTGCGGTTTTATCGATAGTGCAAAAAAAGAAAGTATAAATGCTATTTTAAATTTACACGAACAAAGAAAAAAGGATTCTCTTTTAGTCGTTACTGGCTGTTTGATGCAAAGATATCGCGAGGAGCTTATGAAGGAACTTCCCGAAGTTGATCTTTTTACCGGCGTGGGAGATTATGAAAGAATCGATGAAATGATACTTAAAAAGATGAATTTATTTTCAAATTCTACCTATTTACAAGGTGAGAATAGCGATAGAATAATCACAGGAAGCAATTCTCACGCTTTTATAAAAATCGCTGAAGGATGCAATCAAAAATGCTCATTTTGTGCAATTCCAAGCTTTAAGGGTAAGTTAAAATCGCGTGAAATCTCAAGCATTATAAACGAGCTTGAAAGCCTAGTAGCCAAAGGTTATAAAGACTTTTCATTTATCGCACAAGATACGAGTTCTTATTTGTTTGATAAGGGCGAGAAAGATGGACTAATTAAACTCATTGATGCAGTAGAAAAAGTAAAAGGCATAAAAGCGGCAAGAATTTTATATCTTTATCCTACAAGTGCGAGTGAAGCGTTAATCAAACGCATTATAAATTCCAACATTTTTGTAAATTATTTTGATATGCCACTTCAACACATCAGCGATAAAATGCTAAAAATTATGAAGCGTGGAGCAAATAGTACAAGGCTTAAAGAAATGCTGACTTTAATGAAAAGTGCGCCAAATAGCTTTTTACGCACTGGTTTTATCGTAGGACACCCAGGGGAAAGTGACGCAGATTTTGATGAGCTTTGCGAATTTATAAAAGAATTTGGTTTTGATAGAGTGAGTATTTTTGCATATTCTAAAGAAGAAGATACTGCCGCTTTTGATATGGAACAAGTGCCATTTAAAACTATCAATAAAAGACTAAAAATCATCGAAAAAATCGTAGATGAAGTAATAGAAAAAAGCTTTGAAAAAGAAGTGGGTAAAAAGCATTTGGTGGTTTGTATCGGAGAAAGTAGTGAAGGTGAGTTTTTCATCGCAGCTAAAGATTTAAGATGGGATAGAGAAATTGATGGGGAAATTCTCATCAATGAAAGCGATTGCGGTGATTTGGAAATGGGGCAAATTTATGAATGCGAAATCACACAAAATGTAGATAAAAAGCTAATCGCTAAGGCTTTAAGAAAAATTGATGAAAATTAA
- a CDS encoding dUTP diphosphatase: MTNIQILENMLTLQQKLNDETNGVGWEDGYTKEGKLISFRRCIYMECAELIESFAWKHWKNISAPTNWDNVCIEIVDIWHFILSLLLEEYKAKHITDKNLIAQDLASVSLFNDFCKEKSKPSESDTYGILNDIELIIHKCSGFGFDLGELLSAYFILAMKCGLNLHQLYKIYIGKNVLNKFRQDHGYKEGTYKKIWNGVEDNEILNQILENELKFDLIYEKLELAYKGVK; the protein is encoded by the coding sequence ATGACAAATATTCAAATTCTAGAAAATATGCTTACCCTTCAGCAAAAATTAAATGATGAAACCAATGGCGTGGGCTGGGAAGATGGCTATACTAAAGAAGGTAAATTGATCAGTTTTCGTCGTTGTATTTATATGGAATGTGCAGAACTCATCGAATCTTTTGCTTGGAAACATTGGAAAAATATCAGCGCACCTACAAATTGGGATAATGTTTGTATAGAAATTGTCGATATTTGGCATTTTATCTTAAGTCTCTTACTTGAAGAATACAAGGCAAAACACATCACAGACAAAAATTTAATCGCACAAGATCTTGCCTCAGTCAGCCTTTTTAACGACTTTTGTAAAGAAAAAAGCAAGCCAAGCGAAAGTGATACTTATGGGATTTTAAATGATATTGAGCTTATTATCCATAAATGCAGCGGTTTTGGATTTGATTTAGGCGAGCTTTTATCAGCGTATTTTATTTTAGCGATGAAGTGTGGTTTGAATTTGCATCAGCTTTATAAAATTTATATAGGAAAAAATGTTTTAAATAAATTCCGTCAAGATCACGGCTACAAAGAAGGTACTTATAAAAAAATTTGGAATGGAGTTGAAGACAATGAAATTTTAAATCAAATTTTAGAAAACGAACTTAAATTTGACCTTATTTATGAAAAACTTGAACTTGCTTATAAGGGCGTTAAATGA
- the tilS gene encoding tRNA lysidine(34) synthetase TilS, translating into MKIKDEILSLLKKRKNLLAFSYGSDSSALFHLLVQEKINFDLVMINYKTRKNSVLEEKSAKELALKFNKKIFIAHAPKFENNFEKQARDFRYEFFEKICLEKNYENLILAHHLNDAFEWFLMQLSRGAGLAEILGMNEFEKRKNYNIIRPLLRTSKDEIKAFLKQNEIFYFNDESNEDEKYFRNYIRKHFSNDFVSKFSEGLKRSFVYLNEDKNKLFKNEIKEFKGILICAKDESLIAKALKMQGIVPSAKQRKEMLKNDCVISSKIAVVYKDEKAFVFKHENCEKLPKIFKEECRLAKVPKFLRAYLYNHGILPNEFLSFWA; encoded by the coding sequence ATGAAAATTAAAGATGAGATTTTATCTCTACTAAAAAAGCGTAAAAATTTACTTGCTTTTTCTTATGGGAGTGATTCTAGTGCGCTTTTTCATCTTTTAGTGCAAGAAAAAATTAATTTTGATCTTGTGATGATAAATTATAAAACGAGAAAAAATAGCGTTTTAGAAGAAAAAAGCGCAAAAGAGCTTGCTTTGAAATTTAATAAAAAGATTTTTATCGCCCACGCGCCTAAATTTGAAAATAATTTTGAAAAACAAGCAAGAGATTTTCGCTATGAATTTTTTGAAAAAATTTGTCTTGAAAAAAATTACGAAAATCTCATTTTAGCACACCATTTAAACGATGCCTTTGAGTGGTTTTTAATGCAACTTTCGCGTGGAGCTGGTTTGGCTGAAATTCTAGGAATGAATGAATTTGAAAAAAGAAAAAATTACAATATCATCCGTCCTTTACTCCGCACATCAAAAGATGAAATTAAAGCTTTTTTAAAACAAAATGAAATTTTTTATTTTAATGATGAAAGCAATGAAGATGAAAAATATTTTAGAAATTATATAAGAAAGCATTTTTCTAATGATTTTGTAAGCAAATTTAGCGAAGGTTTAAAAAGAAGTTTTGTGTATCTAAACGAAGATAAAAATAAGCTTTTCAAAAATGAAATTAAAGAATTTAAAGGGATTTTAATCTGCGCTAAAGATGAAAGCTTAATTGCAAAGGCTTTAAAAATGCAAGGCATTGTGCCAAGTGCCAAACAAAGAAAAGAAATGCTAAAAAATGATTGTGTGATAAGTTCTAAAATCGCAGTGGTTTATAAAGATGAAAAAGCCTTTGTTTTCAAACATGAAAATTGCGAAAAATTGCCAAAAATTTTCAAAGAAGAATGCCGCTTGGCAAAAGTGCCAAAATTTTTAAGAGCTTATCTTTATAATCATGGCATTTTACCTAATGAATTTTTAAGCTTTTGGGCTTAA